AGATAGAAACTCAGCCAGAGCGATCGCCCCAATTCTGGATGGGAGAAGGCGGCACCGTAGGCGGCGAGAGATGGCTTGGCCTCGCCCAAGATGCCAATCACGCCTACGCTTTGCAAGCAGGCTAGAATCAACCCGCCGCCAAACAAAAGTCCAATAATGCCGATGGCGGGGAGCAAGAGCAGGTAGGCGCGTGCCCATGTGGGCCAGCGACTCCACTGAAATAGCTGTTGACGAGATAACTTAGATGTAAGACCAACCATAGATAGAAAACAAAAGGCGATCGCCACTAGGCGCTTACTTTAGCAGAAACCACCGCTGTCTTCCTGAAAATCAGATGAGGAGAGGATGAATCTCTACTCTCTTGCCCACAGACAGCACTTGGATGGGCTAAAGGTCTTCTTTGAGCCAGGCCATGACGGCCTCGCAGAGGAAGGGAAATTGCAATCGGCTTTGTGCTAATCGCTGCAAGCGTTCTGTTGAGCTGGCGCTACCGGCATCGGCATACCAACGGTTGGCCGTGATCCAATACCCCGCTGTCCAACAAAGCGATCGCACTGCTGGAAATGGGCCGAAGGCAGTGAAATGGCGCTGGATGGTTTCTGCTAAGCGATCGTCGTCCAAGGCCGCGTAATACTCCCGCAAGAACAGGGCGCGATCGCTCTCGGGCATGTGATAGCCAGGGCGGCGCTGCACCGTCACCGGCGATAGAAAATGCCCCAGATCCCCCGCAGGCGATCCAATCTCTGCCCATTCCCAGTCAATTAAATAGGCGCGATCGCTTCCCACCACCCAGTTCTCATAGGTATGGTCGCTATGTACCAAGCAGCGATGGGGCCAGTCGGTCAGCCATGCTTCGCTCCACAGGCGCTGTTGGGCTAAATCCAGCACCTGGTTCAGCAAGTCCACGATCTGGGGATCGGCTTGGGGCGACTCGATGTAGGGCTGAGCGTAGGACTGAGATTCTTGGTAGAACAAGGAGAGTGGTTGGTCTATCACGGGCACCTTGGGCATGAGCGTGGATAGATCATGGTTGGGTGACAGGGGCAATCGATGCAGTTGGGCCAGGGTCCGAGCTGCTTTTTTCAGATCCTCTGGGCTATAGTTGAGCGATCGCCCTTCTAGATAATTGGTGATTAAATAAGTCCAGGGAAAATCATCGCTTGGTGCTAGCTGAGCCTGGTATAGCTCATGGCTGATACCGCTACCGCTGAGATAGGCGAGAATGGTTTGCTCAAACTGAGTAATCCGACTAAAGACACCGCCAAACCGTTGATTGGGGGTATTCACGGCCACCCGCACCAATTGCGTCGTATTCAGCCGAAAGGTGACGTTGGCCTCCCCATGGGCCAGCAGGTGCAGGTCGCAGTCTTGGTTATAGACATCCTGGCGCTCAAGATGGGATTGGAGCGCCGTTTGTAGCTGCTTGAGGTCGAGAATGGAGGTGGGCAATGGTCGTCAACGATGCGTCATTATTGACCACTATAAAGGATTCAGTCTTGGGTGGGGCGAAGGCGATCGTGACTACCACAGAGAATGCCCCATCGTCAGAGAGGATTTGGGTGGACTCAATCAGCAACTGTTCCCCATCTATCCTATCCTATTCGTTAACAGTGCTAGGGGATCAGCCACATGACGATCAGACCGATCACAGACGATGATAGTGTCGCTATTACCGACATCTACAACTGGTATATCTTAAACACAACGATCACCTTTGAGCTAGAGACCATCAATGCTTTAGCTATGCAACAACGCATTCAGGAAAAACGAGTGCATCATGATTGGCTAGTGGGGGAAGTGAACCAGGAGATTATTGGCTATGCCTATTATGGTGCCTTCCGTGCTCGATCAGCCTATAGCCATACGGTAGAATCTACTATTTATTTGGCACATGATAGGCTAGGTCAAGGGTTGGGAACGTTGCTGTACAGAGAACTCCTACATTCAGCCGCAACCCGTGGTTTTCGGGAGATGATTGGTATCATTGCATTACCCAACCAAGGCAGTATAAAACTACACCAAAAGTTAGGGTTTGAAGAAACGGGTGTGCTCAAGCAGGTGGGCTATAAGTTTGGTCGCTACATTGATGTGGGGATTTGGCAAACATCTCTGGGTTAACGCTAGGGCGGCTCTAGGGCTCAAA
The sequence above is drawn from the Candidatus Obscuribacterales bacterium genome and encodes:
- a CDS encoding phosphotransferase: MPTSILDLKQLQTALQSHLERQDVYNQDCDLHLLAHGEANVTFRLNTTQLVRVAVNTPNQRFGGVFSRITQFEQTILAYLSGSGISHELYQAQLAPSDDFPWTYLITNYLEGRSLNYSPEDLKKAARTLAQLHRLPLSPNHDLSTLMPKVPVIDQPLSLFYQESQSYAQPYIESPQADPQIVDLLNQVLDLAQQRLWSEAWLTDWPHRCLVHSDHTYENWVVGSDRAYLIDWEWAEIGSPAGDLGHFLSPVTVQRRPGYHMPESDRALFLREYYAALDDDRLAETIQRHFTAFGPFPAVRSLCWTAGYWITANRWYADAGSASSTERLQRLAQSRLQFPFLCEAVMAWLKEDL
- a CDS encoding N-acetyltransferase family protein, which gives rise to MTIRPITDDDSVAITDIYNWYILNTTITFELETINALAMQQRIQEKRVHHDWLVGEVNQEIIGYAYYGAFRARSAYSHTVESTIYLAHDRLGQGLGTLLYRELLHSAATRGFREMIGIIALPNQGSIKLHQKLGFEETGVLKQVGYKFGRYIDVGIWQTSLG